In Cystobacter ferrugineus, the DNA window GGATGGGGGCGCGAGGGCGAGTGGCGCGGCCGGCATCTCCGGGGTGGGCTCGGCCGGGGCCGGGGACGCGGAGCTCGGACGGACGGCGAGCGCGAAGAGCTGCGCGGGCGTGCCTTGCAGCTTCGCCGCCAGCTCCGCTTCGGACACCCGGGAGCCGAAGATGAGATCGAACGCGATGCCCGACAGGCCCCCGGGCTCCGACGAGGGCAACGTGCTGACGACCTCGCCCAGGGGCTTGAGGCGCACGTTGAGATCGGTGAGCCCGGTGTCGAAGTCGGACAGATCGAACGCGGCCCGGATGCGGAAGAGCGCCACGCCCCGGCGCACGTTCTCGCGCAGGCGGTGCTCCTCGTACTCGGTGAAGACGGAGCGCACCTGCGGGTCCAACTCCAGCCGATCGAGCGGATCCTCATCGGCCGCGGACGAGGCGGAGCCCAGGTTGGCCAGGCGCTCGCCCAGCACCTTCACGCGCTCGTTCAGGGCGTCCGAGGACTCCTCGCGCGCGGCCTCCCCCAGGAGCGCCTGGAGCACGTCCAACGACTCGATGAGCAGGTCGAGCACCTGATCATCCAGCGAGATCCGGCCCAGCCGCAGCCGATCCAGCAGATCCTCGGACTGGTGGGCGAGCTTCGCGATGCGCTCCTGGCCGAAGAGCGCCGCCAGTCCCTTGAGCGAGTGCGCCGCCCGGAAGATGCCGTTGATGATGTCGGGCTCGGGTTCCACCCCGCGCTGTTGATCCAGCACGAGCAGTTCCTTGCCCAACGACTCGAGGATTTCCGTTCCCTCGGCGACGAACTCCGCCAGGGCCTTACCCGCGGCGTTCACTCGAGCTTGAGGTAGCGCCGCACGAGCCCTTCCAGGCTCTGCGGGGAGAAGGGTTTGACGAGGTACTCCGCCGCCCCCAACGCCAGTCCCCGGTCGCGGTCCTTCTCGCGGCCCTCGGTGGAGACGATGAACAGGGGCGTGTCGCGCAGGGAGGGGTGGGTCTTGACGAAGCGGATGAGCTCCAGCCCGTTGATGTCGGGCATGTTGATGTCGGTGATGATGAGCGCGAAGGTGTGCTGGGGCAGCAGCTTGAGTGCCTCCAGACCGCTGCTGGTGGCGATGGCCTCCAGCCCGGGGATGGACTCCACCGTCGCGGAGATCAACTCCCGCGAGGCCTTGGAATCCTCCACGATGAGAATCTTGGACGTCATTCGTGCGACCGAGCCTCACATCCTATCAGAAGGACGAGAGGGGGCGAGATTCACCCCTTGCGGCCGGAGAGTCTGCGAGCGAGTTCCTTGTCCGCCAGCACGGCGACCTTCCTTCCATGGAAGGCCGGGAGGAAGCGCTCCTGGAGGGCCGAGAGGCGGACGGACTCGTCCAGTGCCTCCTGCCCGGGAACTTCCAGGGCGACCGACTCCACCTTCGCCCGGGTGAGCACCTTGCCCGCGGAGGCGAGCGCCTCGCCCAGGGAGGAGGAGTCCAGACCCCGCCGCCGTCCCAGGCCCATGACGAAGACGCGGGGGACGCTGAAGCGGCCATCGGTGGGCAAGAGGAGCGAGTCGTCCTGGGCACCCACGAAGAAGCCGGACTGGAGCACGCGCGACAGGGTGCCGCACAGGCGCCAGTCCACGTAGCCGGCGGTGCCGGGCAGGGGCCGGTCGTCCTCGCCCACGAAGAGGCACAGGGCGTCCACGTCCGCCAGCGAGTCCAACCCACCCAGGCCCAGCTCGTGCGCGGAGACGTTCACTGCTTCCCCAGGGCGACGGCCACGCGATCCAGCAGGCCGTTGACGAAGGCGCTGGACTCCTCGGTGCCGAAGTTCTTGCCGAGCTCCACCGCCTCGTTGAGCGACACCTTCTTGGGGATGTCCGGGCGGTACTTCAGCTCGAAGACGCCCAGGCGCAGCACGTTGCGGTCGATGCGCGACATGCGATCCAGGCGCCAGTTGTGGCTGTGCTGCTCGATGAGCCGGTCGATCTCCGCGCGGTGCGCCATGACGCCCTCGGTGAGCTCGCGGGCGAACTTCACCGCCTCGGGCTCCTTGTTCGTCACCTCGGCGGCGGCCCAGGCCGCTTCCAGGGCATCATGGACGGAGCCCGGGGTCATCTCCATCTGGTAGAGCGCCTGGAGGGCCCGCTCGCGTGCCGTTCTGCGCGCACCCATGTGTCAGCTCCTCTTCCCGTCCGTCAGCGTGGCGAGCTTCGCATGGAGGTTGACCATCTCGATGCACGCCGCGGCCGCTTCCGAGCCCTTGTTGCCGGCCTTCACGCCCGCCCGGTCGATCGCCTGCTCCACCGTGTCGCACGTGAGCACGCCGAAGGTGACGGCCGCCTGCGAGGTGAAGGCCACCTGGCCGATGCCCTTGGTGCACTCGCCCGACACGTAGTCGAAGTGGGGCGTGCCGCCGCGGATGACGGCACCCAGGGTGATGATGCCCACGTACGCGCGCGTCTCCGACACGCGCCGCGTGAGCGCGGGCAGCTCATAGGTGCCCGGACAACGGAATACGTCGATATCCCCGTCGGCGACGCCGTGGCGGACCAGCGTGTCCAACGCGCCCTTCACCAGCTCCTCGGTGATGAACGCGTTGAAGCGGGCCACGCAGATGGCGAAGCGGCCCTTGGGGGGGAGGAAGTCACCTTCGATGTAGCGAGGCATGTCCCGACCTCTCTACACCAGCCACCCGGCTGGCGTCCCGACAGAGTTATCCACGACCCCGGCGTTCAGGAGGCCTGGCGGCCCCGGGGGGGCCGGCGAGCGGCCACGCGCCGGGTGGGCGGGGCGGCCGGGGTGAGCGGCACCTGCTCCACCACCTCCAGCGAGTAGCTCTCCAACCCCACGATCTTCTTGGGATTGTTGGTGAGCAGGCGCAGCCGGGTGAGCCCCAGGTCCTTGAGGATCTGCGCCCCCACGCCGAACTCGCGCAGGCGCGTCTGATCCTTGTGTCCGGGCACCAGCTCCTCGTTGGAGACATGGGTGCAGCGCAGCCGGTTCTTCTGCGCCGTGGCCCCCTGCAGGAAGACGATGACCCCCCGCCCGGCCTCGTGGATGGCCTGGAAGGCCCGCTCGAGCTGCACCCCACACTCGCACCCGGCGCTGCCCAGCACGTCCCCCGCCAGGCAGGTGCGGTGGACGCGGGTGAGCACCGGCTCGCGGCCGGACAGATCTCCCTTGACCATGGCCACGTGCACCGCGCTGTCCACGTCACTGCCGTAGGTGTAGGCCCGGAAGCTGCCCTGGCCGCGACGCTCCAGCGTCGTCTCCTCGAGCCGCCGCACGAGCCGCTCGCGCTCCAGGCGGTAGCGGATGATGTCGGCCACGGACAGGAGCACCATCTGGTGCTTGCGGGCGAACTTCACCAGGTCCGGCCGGCGCGACATGGTGCCGTCCGGGTTCATGATCTCGCAGATGACGCCCGCGGGGCGCAGTCCCGCCATGCGCGCCAGGTCCACGCTGCCCTCGGTCTGGCCGGTGCGCACGAGCACCCCACCCTGCCGGGCACGCAGGGGGAAGACATGCCCGGGCCGCGCGAGGTCCGACGGCCTGGCGTTCGGCGCCACGGCCACCTGGATGGTGTGGGCGCGGTCCGCGGCGGAGATGCCCGTGGAGACACCCTGGGAGGCCTCGATGGAGACGGTGAAGGCCGTCTGGAAGGACGAGGTGTTGTCCTGCACCATGAGGGGCAGGTTGAGCCGCCGGATGCGTTCCTCGTCGAGCGCCAGGCAGATGAGCCCACGCCCGTGGGTGGCCATGAAGTTGATGTCCTGGGGCGTCACCTTCTCCGCCGCCATGACGAGGTCGCCCTCGTTCTCCCGGTCCTCGTCATCCGTGAGGATGACCATGCGGCCCTTGCGGATCTCCGCGAGCGCCTTCTCCACCAGGGAGATGCTGTCCGACTCGTGCTGCTTGCCGCGCGCCATGCGTACTCCTGAATGCTTCCCTGTGCTCAACCGCCGAAGCCCGCCGCCTTGATGACCGCCTCGGAGAGCCCGCCGCCCGGGCCCTGGCGCAGCGACACGAGCCGCGCCACGTACTTGCCAATCATGTCGCCTTCCAGGTTCACCCGCTCGCCCACGCCCCGCGAGCGCAGCGTGGTGCGCTCCTGCGTCTCGGGGATGAGCTGGACGCTGAAGCGATCCGTGCCCACCGAGTTGACGGTGAGGCTGATGCCGTCGATGGCCACCGAGCCCTTCTCGATGAAGAACGGGGCGAGCTCGGCGGGGAGGCGGAACACCATCACCCACGAACCGCCCTCGGCGCGCGTCTCCAGCACCTCGCTCACCGCGTCCACGTGGCCGGCGACGAGGTGGCCGCCCAGCCGGTCTCCCAGGGCGAGCGCCCGCTCGAGGTTGACGCGCGAGCCCGGCTGCCGGTCCCCCAGGGTGGTGCGCCGCAGCGTCTCCGGGGCGGCCTGGACGCGGAAGGAGTCTCCCGCGCGCTCCACCACGGTGAGGCAGGCGCCATCCACCGCGATCGATTCCCCGAGCGCGAAGTCGCGAGCCCCCAGCGCCGTGCGAATCCACAGGTCCGTCATCCCTCCGGGGATGACCCGCTCCACCACGCCGATGTCCTGGATGAGTCCGGTGAACATGCGGCTGGCTTATAACGAATTCGCGGCCGGGGGTCCGCACCTTCCCCTCGCGCCCTCCATCAAAAGCCAGAGTCCCTTCCCCGGACCCCCGGCGAGCGGCCTCGGCGGCTCAGGCCGCGGGGGCCTTGTACCGCTCGGACATCAGCGACCAGTCCATGTTGGCGCGCATCCAGCACCGCAGCACGTCGACGTAGCGCCGCACCTCGGTGTCCAGGGGCTCGCCCCACGTGGGCAGCCGGGTCTCCAGCTCGAGGAACTCGAGCACCTCGTCGTCGTGCATCTTGGCCGCCTGCCGCATGGCCTCCTCCAGCGAGCACTTCTGCTCGTTCTGGATGATGAAGACGAGGTTGTGCATGTCCCCGACGCGCATCTCCTTCTCCAGGGAGATGAGATCGTTGAACAGGGTGATTTCGTGGTTGGCCAGCTGGTTGAGCCGCTTGATGGTCGGCTCCTCCAGCACGCTCGGAGGAATCTGGACGAGCCCGAGCACCCCCGCCAGCTCGAAGCTGGGCTGCACCGCGCCCGTCGCCTCGCGCTCGCGGATGTAGGTGGCCACGTCGGGCACCTGGTGGTTGCTCTTGTTCTTGGCCTCCCAGACACAGGCCTTGAAGTAGGCCTCGAGGCTCTCGCAGAAGCGCGTCATCCACGCATCGGTGCTGAACTTCATCATCCGCCGCCGCATGTCGCGCATCGCGTTCTCGAGCGGACCCTCCGGGGTGTCTCCCGGCGGCCGGCCCCACAGCGCCGCGAGCAGCGAGGCCTGCATCGACTCGAGCGCCTCCGGCGGAGCGTCGTCCCAGTGCTTGTCGAAGAGGTAGAACGCCGTCATGCAGTCGTTGATGAGGATCAACTGCTCGAGGTTCGCCTCCGGGAAGGCGTACGCGGACAGCCAGTGGTAGTCGAGCGTGCGGAAGTGGGGGATCACCTTTTCCGGCAACAGGTGGAAGCGCTTCACCCACTCCACCGTGTGCGGCCAGGCCTGCAGGTTGTGCGGATTGAGCTTCTGGGGGAACGGCAGACTGAGTGGGGGAAGGGGAATCGTTCTCATGGAAATGGTCGTTCCGGGGGATTCAGCCGACACGGGCCACGGCGTTTGACGAAGAGGCAGGGGGGCGCTCGGGAACTCACGCGTCCCGGAGCGCCGCGCCCTCGGACAGCAGGAGGACCCGCTCGACGCGCACACCATGGCCTGGCGAGCGACCGTGCCCGTCACGCTCCCGCGCATGGCCATGGCGGGCCGGCCTCCAGACCGCGCGGAGGCCGACACCACCCTGCACCCAGACATGTTTCCTGATGATGCGATGAAGGAGGACGAGAGAAGGCGGAGCGCGACTCAGAGAGCCTTCTGCTTGGCGCGCTCGGCGGCTTCCTTCCAGCCGTACGACGTGACGAGATCCGACACCTTGTCCGCCACGCTCTGCACCACGGTGGAAGCTTCCTCGGAGGTCTGCATCTGACCCATCGTCTGTTCCATCATGTTGTTCAGATCATTGACGGCCTGGAAGATCTGGCTGATGCCCACGTTCTGCTGGGTCACCGCCGCGGTGATCTGCCGGATGGAGTCCGCGTTGTCGCGCACGATCGAGGAGAGCTGCGCGATGCTGCCCTCGAAGCCCTTGACGCCCTTGAGGCTCAGCTCGACCTTCTCGAAGCCCTTGGCCGTCATCGCCACCGTGGAGCGCATGGCGGTGCCGATGTCCAACAGGATGCTGCTCACGTTGTTGGTGGCGCGGATGGACTGATCGGCCAGCGCGCGGATTTCACGCGCCACGACGCCAAAGCCCTTGCCGTGCTCGCCCGAGCGCACCGCCTCGATGGCGGCGTTGAGCGCGAGCATGTTGGACTGGTCCGCCAGATCCTTCACCGTGCGGGTGATGCTGGCGATCTGCTGCGTCTTCTTCTCCAGGGACTGGATGGAGCTGGCCATCTTGGCCACCTGCTCGCCCACTTCCTTGATCTCCTCGAGGCTCGTGCGCACGGCCACCACCGCCTCGTTGCTGATCTGATTGGCGCGCGTGGTCTGCTGCAGCACGTTCTCCGCCTTCTGGGAGGCGAGCTCGGAGGTCTGCTTGATCTCCTGCGCGGTGACCTGCGTCTCCTGCAGCGCGGCGGCCTGGCGCGTGAGCACCGAACTCTGCTCGCTCGCGGAGGCCCCCAGCCGCTCGGCCGAGTGGCGCAGCGAGTTGGCCGACTCACCGAGCGACAGCGAGAAGGCACTGAGCTTCTCGAAGGCGCGCGAGGTGGAGCTCGCCAGATCGCCGATCTCGTCGGTGGAGATCCAGTCCGGCAGCTTGGGCGAACCGGACGCCAGTCCCTCGATGGCATCCTTGACGCTCCCGGCGCCCAGCTCCTGGCGGCGCGCCAGCAACCACGCGGCGATGGACGAGCTGATCAGCAGATAGCCACCCATGAGCGACAGCGGCACCGCGGCGCGCCGGACGACCTGCTCGACGATCTGGTTGATGTGCGTGCCGATGTTCGCGGCATCCGTCTGCATCGCGAGGTTGAGCTCTTCGAACGTGACGAACACCTGCTTGGCGATGATCGTCGTGCTGAGCATCAGCGTGCAGGCAACGAAGACGCCGAAGGCGTAGGGCAGGTACCACTTCTGCCGCGGCCAGAAGAAGCCAGAGCCCCGGATGATGGCCTTGGGGTGCTTGTGGAACTCCGCGATGGCGAAGGGGCGGAAGATGTGCTCGTAGATCAAGCGCTCGGTGATGAAGTTGAGCATCAGCATCAGCACCGTCGTGCTCACCACCCACGGCACCGGCGCGAAGCTCTTCTTGTGCACGAGCATCGGGATCGTGACGTAGAAGCTCGTTCCCGTGGTGGCGCACAGGATGCACAGCGCCTCGAGCTG includes these proteins:
- a CDS encoding response regulator; the encoded protein is MTSKILIVEDSKASRELISATVESIPGLEAIATSSGLEALKLLPQHTFALIITDINMPDINGLELIRFVKTHPSLRDTPLFIVSTEGREKDRDRGLALGAAEYLVKPFSPQSLEGLVRRYLKLE
- a CDS encoding M17 family peptidase N-terminal domain-containing protein, whose product is MNVSAHELGLGGLDSLADVDALCLFVGEDDRPLPGTAGYVDWRLCGTLSRVLQSGFFVGAQDDSLLLPTDGRFSVPRVFVMGLGRRRGLDSSSLGEALASAGKVLTRAKVESVALEVPGQEALDESVRLSALQERFLPAFHGRKVAVLADKELARRLSGRKG
- the nusB gene encoding transcription antitermination factor NusB, with the protein product MGARRTARERALQALYQMEMTPGSVHDALEAAWAAAEVTNKEPEAVKFARELTEGVMAHRAEIDRLIEQHSHNWRLDRMSRIDRNVLRLGVFELKYRPDIPKKVSLNEAVELGKNFGTEESSAFVNGLLDRVAVALGKQ
- the ribH gene encoding 6,7-dimethyl-8-ribityllumazine synthase — translated: MPRYIEGDFLPPKGRFAICVARFNAFITEELVKGALDTLVRHGVADGDIDVFRCPGTYELPALTRRVSETRAYVGIITLGAVIRGGTPHFDYVSGECTKGIGQVAFTSQAAVTFGVLTCDTVEQAIDRAGVKAGNKGSEAAAACIEMVNLHAKLATLTDGKRS
- the ribB gene encoding 3,4-dihydroxy-2-butanone-4-phosphate synthase; the protein is MARGKQHESDSISLVEKALAEIRKGRMVILTDDEDRENEGDLVMAAEKVTPQDINFMATHGRGLICLALDEERIRRLNLPLMVQDNTSSFQTAFTVSIEASQGVSTGISAADRAHTIQVAVAPNARPSDLARPGHVFPLRARQGGVLVRTGQTEGSVDLARMAGLRPAGVICEIMNPDGTMSRRPDLVKFARKHQMVLLSVADIIRYRLERERLVRRLEETTLERRGQGSFRAYTYGSDVDSAVHVAMVKGDLSGREPVLTRVHRTCLAGDVLGSAGCECGVQLERAFQAIHEAGRGVIVFLQGATAQKNRLRCTHVSNEELVPGHKDQTRLREFGVGAQILKDLGLTRLRLLTNNPKKIVGLESYSLEVVEQVPLTPAAPPTRRVAARRPPRGRQAS
- a CDS encoding riboflavin synthase, with the translated sequence MFTGLIQDIGVVERVIPGGMTDLWIRTALGARDFALGESIAVDGACLTVVERAGDSFRVQAAPETLRRTTLGDRQPGSRVNLERALALGDRLGGHLVAGHVDAVSEVLETRAEGGSWVMVFRLPAELAPFFIEKGSVAIDGISLTVNSVGTDRFSVQLIPETQERTTLRSRGVGERVNLEGDMIGKYVARLVSLRQGPGGGLSEAVIKAAGFGG
- a CDS encoding terpene synthase family protein yields the protein MRTIPLPPLSLPFPQKLNPHNLQAWPHTVEWVKRFHLLPEKVIPHFRTLDYHWLSAYAFPEANLEQLILINDCMTAFYLFDKHWDDAPPEALESMQASLLAALWGRPPGDTPEGPLENAMRDMRRRMMKFSTDAWMTRFCESLEAYFKACVWEAKNKSNHQVPDVATYIREREATGAVQPSFELAGVLGLVQIPPSVLEEPTIKRLNQLANHEITLFNDLISLEKEMRVGDMHNLVFIIQNEQKCSLEEAMRQAAKMHDDEVLEFLELETRLPTWGEPLDTEVRRYVDVLRCWMRANMDWSLMSERYKAPAA
- a CDS encoding methyl-accepting chemotaxis protein encodes the protein MPADKQIRQTINKIFILRQFYAMIILSPPLTYLINNLSGLTEEQISSVTKFTIPITFGVFNMLIPYLVMNYVIQRAFAPQRGDHEGSKIERLLKVPGQLEALCILCATTGTSFYVTIPMLVHKKSFAPVPWVVSTTVLMLMLNFITERLIYEHIFRPFAIAEFHKHPKAIIRGSGFFWPRQKWYLPYAFGVFVACTLMLSTTIIAKQVFVTFEELNLAMQTDAANIGTHINQIVEQVVRRAAVPLSLMGGYLLISSSIAAWLLARRQELGAGSVKDAIEGLASGSPKLPDWISTDEIGDLASSTSRAFEKLSAFSLSLGESANSLRHSAERLGASASEQSSVLTRQAAALQETQVTAQEIKQTSELASQKAENVLQQTTRANQISNEAVVAVRTSLEEIKEVGEQVAKMASSIQSLEKKTQQIASITRTVKDLADQSNMLALNAAIEAVRSGEHGKGFGVVAREIRALADQSIRATNNVSSILLDIGTAMRSTVAMTAKGFEKVELSLKGVKGFEGSIAQLSSIVRDNADSIRQITAAVTQQNVGISQIFQAVNDLNNMMEQTMGQMQTSEEASTVVQSVADKVSDLVTSYGWKEAAERAKQKAL